A region from the Lentisphaera profundi genome encodes:
- a CDS encoding sulfurtransferase TusA family protein has translation MSRVLEFELSDEVQEELIEFKGKKENYESGEMGVDAWQKRRLWQGIYGQRQPEVQMIRVKVPYGITNSKQVRQLASMAETHSNSVLHITTRSAIQMHYVPFANTPEFIKDLTAVGLTSREGCGNTIRNVTADPFASTGAGQLFDVVPVAKRVVEHSLRNPYAQNFPRKFKMTFSGNEAEDNGHSYMHDVGFIASKVENGSYKFNVYAGGGLGGRPIGADLVDEDLPVEDALICATAFMRIFNEHGNRENRNKARMKFIKHEWGLEKFIEAYKVEFNRIKDSEYGQSLVLSFEEGELELPQGSADVSKINSLVDDAEWVKNCVRPQNVADLYTIQVRVDLGDFTSEQARTLSDIADKYGSGEIRTLPSQNIVLTDVKLENVAAIYAELKAAGYANSQFHHITNVLACPGRSTCNLSVTSSKGLAEALSESFKDEADIAEVGDKVRINISGCHNGCGRHSVASIGFNGSSRVVGDKAVPCAMMQIGGGVGFGRREMARRVGRVATKKAPEAVRAVIDYYKSQNSALTLEDWLAQVNVKELKPVIKPFDAVESFDENPDVYADYQQAEGDEYSPAVGAGECAGGVLNLVGESLDDAHNYITMARKVFDQEFFADVIFNSQEAMRHAFDAALMQAGEKATDYKDAFDKYVEFFTSNTVTPDAKAILREDAPADIAFAYAAEFLQAAELFVNNFVEAYKENADACAPFLNTEEEKEGRPFLDLRGIECPMNYVKAKLVLNGLKDGQELAMIIDTGDSFRQVPSSLKKDGHTVVELDPINDNQNYSLIVLKNGENNK, from the coding sequence ATGTCTAGAGTATTAGAGTTTGAACTTTCTGATGAAGTACAAGAAGAGCTCATAGAGTTCAAAGGAAAAAAAGAGAACTACGAAAGTGGTGAGATGGGCGTTGATGCTTGGCAAAAACGTCGACTCTGGCAGGGTATTTATGGTCAGCGTCAGCCAGAAGTACAGATGATTCGTGTTAAGGTGCCTTACGGGATCACAAATTCCAAGCAAGTTCGTCAACTAGCTAGCATGGCCGAGACACACAGTAATTCAGTTTTACACATTACCACACGTTCAGCAATTCAGATGCATTATGTGCCATTTGCTAACACACCAGAATTCATTAAAGATTTAACTGCAGTGGGTTTAACTTCACGTGAAGGTTGTGGTAACACAATTCGTAACGTAACTGCGGATCCGTTCGCATCTACTGGTGCCGGGCAACTTTTTGATGTCGTTCCAGTTGCTAAGCGCGTAGTTGAGCATTCACTACGTAACCCTTATGCACAGAATTTTCCTCGCAAATTCAAAATGACTTTTTCAGGTAATGAAGCAGAAGATAATGGTCATTCATACATGCATGACGTCGGCTTTATCGCTTCAAAAGTTGAAAATGGTTCTTACAAATTTAATGTCTATGCAGGTGGTGGTTTAGGCGGTCGTCCTATTGGTGCTGACTTAGTGGACGAAGATCTACCAGTAGAAGACGCATTGATTTGTGCAACAGCTTTCATGCGTATTTTCAATGAGCATGGTAATCGTGAAAACCGTAATAAAGCTCGTATGAAGTTCATTAAGCATGAATGGGGACTCGAGAAATTTATCGAAGCTTACAAAGTTGAATTTAACCGTATTAAAGATTCTGAATATGGTCAATCATTAGTCCTATCTTTCGAAGAGGGTGAACTTGAGCTACCACAAGGTTCTGCTGATGTTAGTAAAATTAACAGTTTAGTTGATGATGCGGAATGGGTGAAAAACTGTGTTCGCCCACAAAACGTCGCGGATCTATATACAATTCAAGTACGTGTTGATTTGGGTGATTTCACATCTGAACAAGCACGTACGCTTTCAGATATCGCCGATAAGTATGGTTCAGGTGAAATTCGTACACTTCCAAGTCAAAATATTGTGTTGACTGATGTGAAATTAGAAAATGTTGCAGCAATTTATGCTGAATTGAAAGCTGCGGGTTACGCAAACTCTCAATTTCACCATATTACTAACGTACTGGCTTGCCCAGGACGCTCAACGTGTAACTTATCAGTAACATCCTCTAAAGGACTTGCAGAAGCTCTTAGTGAATCATTCAAGGATGAAGCTGATATTGCGGAAGTAGGTGATAAAGTTCGCATTAACATCTCTGGTTGTCACAATGGTTGTGGTCGTCACTCAGTCGCCTCTATTGGATTCAATGGTTCTAGTCGTGTTGTAGGCGATAAAGCTGTGCCATGTGCAATGATGCAGATCGGTGGCGGCGTTGGTTTTGGTCGCCGCGAAATGGCTCGTCGTGTAGGTCGTGTTGCAACGAAAAAAGCTCCTGAAGCTGTACGTGCAGTGATCGATTATTATAAATCTCAAAACTCAGCACTCACACTCGAAGATTGGTTAGCACAAGTTAATGTAAAAGAACTCAAACCAGTTATCAAGCCTTTTGATGCAGTGGAATCATTTGATGAAAATCCAGATGTCTACGCAGATTATCAGCAAGCAGAAGGAGATGAATACTCTCCAGCTGTTGGTGCAGGTGAATGTGCAGGTGGCGTGCTGAATTTAGTAGGCGAATCACTTGATGATGCTCACAATTACATCACAATGGCGCGTAAAGTTTTCGACCAAGAGTTTTTTGCAGACGTTATTTTCAACTCGCAAGAAGCTATGCGTCATGCTTTTGATGCAGCCCTTATGCAGGCAGGTGAAAAAGCAACTGATTATAAAGATGCATTCGACAAATATGTTGAGTTCTTCACTTCTAATACAGTGACTCCTGATGCTAAAGCTATTTTAAGAGAAGATGCTCCAGCAGATATTGCATTTGCCTATGCAGCAGAATTTCTTCAAGCAGCAGAGTTATTTGTGAATAACTTTGTAGAAGCCTACAAAGAAAATGCAGATGCTTGTGCTCCTTTCCTTAATACTGAAGAAGAAAAAGAAGGTCGCCCTTTCTTAGACTTGCGCGGTATTGAATGTCCTATGAACTATGTGAAAGCTAAATTAGTTCTCAATGGTTTGAAAGATGGTCAGGAACTAGCGATGATTATTGATACAGGTGATTCTTTCCGTCAAGTGCCTAGTTCACTTAAGAAAGATGGTCATACAGTAGTAGAGCTTGATCCAATCAATGATAATCAAAATTATTCTTTGATTGTTTTAAAGAACGGCGAAAATAATAAGTAA